In Cervus elaphus chromosome 3, mCerEla1.1, whole genome shotgun sequence, the following proteins share a genomic window:
- the PTGES3 gene encoding prostaglandin E synthase 3, with amino-acid sequence MQPASAKWYDRRDYVFIEFCVEDSKDVNVNFEKSKLTFSCLGGSDNFKHLNEIDLFHCIDPNDSKHKRTDRSILCCLRKGESGQSWPRLTKERAKLNWLSVDFNNWKDWEDDSDEDMSNFDRFSEMMNNMGGDEDVDLPEVDGADDDSQDSDDEKMPDLE; translated from the exons GCAACCTGCTTCTGCAAAGTGGTACGATCGGAGGGACTATGTCTTCATTGAATTTTGTGTTGAAGACAGTAAAGATGTTaatgtaaattttgaaaaatcaaaacttaCATTCAG ttgtctTGGAGGAAGtgataattttaaacatttaaatgaaattgatctttttcactgtattgatCCAAAT GATTCCAAGCATAAAAGAACGGACAGATCGATTTTATGTTGTTTACGAAAAGGAGAATCTGGCCAGTCATGGCCGAGGTTAACAAAAGAAAGGGCAAAG CTTAATTGGCTTAGTGTGGACTTTAATAATTGGAAAGACTGGGAAGATGATTCCGATGAAGACATGTCTAATTTTGATCGTTTCTCTGAG ATGATGAACAACATGGGTGGTGATGAGGATGTAGATTTACCAGAAGTAGATGGAGCAGATGAT